A window of Microbacterium luteolum contains these coding sequences:
- a CDS encoding AAA family ATPase: MKLITFTLEGYRRFLAPTSVKLHSDLIAFVGPNEAGKSSLLRALTHLNHDESFDRSEHPRRSVDTVPSLRWQLQLEEEDRQAIEHIRGGGDVEKIVVSKIGTGGRVIDFHPSRPSRDPKPRVALGDLMDELRPALARMAEYVAVDLGLIDGVIATLAEGEMPTAIGSLDIIADSAEGAAGVLEAGAIDAATFPNEAISVWPDQLRSLVADLRASVQEEAEPEPAAVAAAVLLARLPDMRLLGPEDHNLRSEYDLESEADQPSAALAHLARLAQLDLVALRQEVRDANHADVSTRRTYANDRLREVYAESWNQENIALQIDVQNGLLVVQVTTPNDKGYSSLADRSDGLRWFAALLAFTHGGRGRPILLADEIETHLHYDAQADLVGVLARQEYTSKVLYTTHSFGCLPHDLGNGVRVVEPIDAGTSLLRNGFWEAGAGFSPLLKSMGAVAATFTPARHALIGEGPCEAILLPTLLRQAAGRERIKFQIVPGLSSVASVRVAELVSQAGQVAFIVDGDPGGLENKKKLIKAGVDPSRVLVLNETDGAGALELEDLIHPDLYAQCVMEEADCWSATKTQLDGSALPESMRTKAVELWATVNGVAAPDKVAVAQRVANLSADREIFDPNRRELLKELLGSIELALQV; this comes from the coding sequence ATGAAACTCATCACGTTCACGCTCGAGGGATATCGCCGTTTCCTTGCGCCGACATCGGTCAAGCTACATAGCGACCTGATTGCGTTCGTCGGGCCGAACGAAGCCGGGAAAAGCTCGTTGCTACGGGCGCTCACCCATTTGAATCACGACGAGTCGTTCGATCGCTCGGAACACCCGAGGCGATCGGTTGATACTGTTCCTTCGCTCCGGTGGCAACTCCAACTCGAGGAGGAAGACAGGCAAGCGATCGAGCACATTCGCGGTGGTGGCGATGTGGAGAAAATCGTCGTCTCGAAGATAGGGACTGGCGGCCGAGTGATCGACTTTCACCCGTCGAGGCCCAGCAGGGATCCGAAGCCTCGGGTAGCTCTTGGCGATTTGATGGACGAGTTGAGGCCTGCTCTCGCGAGGATGGCTGAGTACGTCGCGGTTGACCTTGGCTTGATCGACGGCGTCATCGCGACCCTCGCGGAAGGTGAGATGCCGACGGCAATAGGGAGTTTGGACATTATCGCCGACTCTGCCGAGGGCGCTGCGGGGGTCCTGGAGGCGGGAGCAATCGACGCTGCCACCTTCCCCAACGAAGCTATCTCGGTATGGCCGGATCAGCTGCGTAGCCTCGTCGCGGACCTGAGAGCGAGTGTCCAAGAGGAGGCTGAACCCGAACCTGCCGCAGTAGCGGCAGCTGTACTTCTTGCCCGCCTTCCCGATATGCGACTCCTGGGGCCGGAGGACCACAACCTACGGTCCGAGTACGATCTAGAGTCCGAAGCCGATCAACCGAGCGCAGCTCTGGCACATCTTGCGCGGCTGGCTCAACTCGATCTCGTCGCGCTGCGCCAGGAAGTGCGAGACGCTAACCACGCCGACGTTTCAACCCGACGGACGTACGCGAATGATCGTCTACGAGAGGTCTACGCAGAAAGCTGGAATCAGGAGAACATCGCTCTGCAGATCGATGTGCAGAATGGCCTTCTGGTCGTTCAAGTGACGACGCCGAACGACAAGGGGTACTCGAGCCTTGCGGATCGGAGTGATGGACTGCGATGGTTCGCTGCGTTGCTCGCGTTCACCCATGGTGGTCGCGGTCGTCCGATCTTGCTTGCGGATGAGATCGAGACTCACCTTCACTACGACGCGCAAGCCGACCTTGTCGGAGTTCTTGCGCGTCAAGAGTACACATCGAAAGTGCTGTACACGACGCACTCCTTCGGTTGCCTTCCGCATGATCTCGGCAACGGGGTGCGCGTCGTGGAACCAATCGACGCGGGGACATCGTTGCTGCGCAACGGGTTCTGGGAGGCAGGTGCCGGGTTCTCACCGTTGCTCAAGAGCATGGGTGCTGTCGCGGCGACGTTCACGCCTGCTCGTCACGCACTGATCGGAGAGGGGCCCTGCGAGGCGATCCTCTTGCCCACCCTGCTTCGGCAGGCCGCGGGCCGTGAGCGGATCAAGTTTCAGATTGTCCCAGGGCTTTCCAGCGTTGCCTCGGTGCGCGTGGCGGAGCTTGTGTCCCAGGCGGGACAGGTTGCCTTCATCGTGGATGGAGACCCCGGCGGACTGGAGAACAAGAAGAAACTGATCAAGGCCGGGGTGGACCCCAGCCGTGTGCTCGTGTTGAACGAAACAGATGGCGCTGGCGCACTTGAGCTTGAGGACCTGATCCACCCGGATCTCTACGCTCAATGCGTCATGGAAGAGGCCGACTGCTGGTCGGCGACCAAGACTCAACTTGACGGGAGCGCGCTCCCCGAGAGCATGCGTACGAAAGCGGTTGAACTTTGGGCGACAGTGAACGGAGTAGCCGCACCGGACAAGGTTGCAGTGGCTCAGCGGGTCGCGAACTTGAGTGCTGATCGCGAGATTTTCGATCCCAACAGACGCGAGCTCCTGAAGGAGCTTCTAGGAAGCATCGAGTTGGCTTTGCAGGTCTGA
- a CDS encoding HAD domain-containing protein yields the protein MPPSARQPLRRLLVLDVDGTICRIYRDEERVPHQDDPGWRSWMSVDDDVVDALDTLVEGSGVDVAWLTTWPHDQVAWLIQEPLRGRLSGPYVPWQNWPKQGWRVQSLISYVRETMPAVVAWADDRAPDDAAVQLTGMTQVPSFVVRPNKFTGLTLEDVARISAVVKRSDQMD from the coding sequence GTGCCACCGTCAGCTCGGCAACCCCTACGCAGGCTTCTCGTACTCGACGTCGACGGGACCATTTGTCGGATCTACCGGGACGAGGAGCGCGTTCCGCATCAAGACGATCCGGGCTGGCGTTCCTGGATGAGCGTCGATGATGACGTGGTCGATGCACTCGACACGCTCGTCGAAGGTTCTGGTGTTGACGTTGCGTGGCTGACAACGTGGCCTCACGATCAAGTCGCCTGGCTCATCCAGGAACCCCTTCGCGGCAGGCTTTCGGGCCCCTACGTGCCCTGGCAGAACTGGCCAAAGCAGGGCTGGCGAGTGCAAAGCCTGATCTCATACGTGCGTGAGACGATGCCCGCAGTCGTCGCCTGGGCAGACGACCGTGCGCCGGACGACGCTGCCGTACAACTGACTGGAATGACACAGGTTCCTTCGTTCGTCGTCCGACCCAACAAGTTCACCGGTCTCACGCTGGAGGACGTCGCCAGAATCTCCGCTGTCGTCAAGCGCTCTGATCAGATGGACTGA
- a CDS encoding ADP-ribosylglycohydrolase family protein, translating into MTASTNPESLVLNPSYRVEGYNPSDVRVLLSDELDQRRQSGYQVTDVVSEANLIDATDREAVLALVDALEDSARSGDWTYEEPTPLADIEATLIQKPAHHDVDLVRAHDGIHAAWLGRIAGCNLGKPVELGDYWTVDRIADYLRLTDSYPLRDYFIKLDPQPEGFELRRNWPETTRGNVAGSARDDDIDYTILGLHLLETYGPNLTPDLVGRSWMQLLPIGQMYTAERAAYANLVDGVRAPRTASRRNPYREWIGAQIRADVFGYVHAGNPWGAARASYQDAALSHTGNGIYGEMWAAALVASAFVTDDAKTAIVEALRVVPPRSRLAEAIRHVLRLHGEGSTWEYTLNEIHSAYGHYSWVHTINNAAAVVAALLWAEGDFTTAVGRVVMSGWDTDSNGATVGSVAGILSGTANLPPHLISPLQNRTRSALFGFDNSVISELAERTILLFQSTHD; encoded by the coding sequence GTGACCGCTTCCACGAATCCCGAGAGTCTCGTGCTGAACCCCTCATACCGTGTCGAGGGTTACAACCCTTCGGATGTGCGCGTACTGCTCAGCGACGAGCTCGATCAGCGACGACAGAGCGGCTACCAGGTCACGGACGTCGTGTCCGAGGCGAACCTCATAGATGCCACCGATCGAGAAGCGGTTCTCGCTCTCGTCGATGCCCTCGAGGATTCCGCACGCTCCGGCGACTGGACCTATGAAGAACCGACCCCTCTAGCCGACATCGAAGCCACGCTCATTCAAAAGCCGGCGCACCATGATGTCGACCTTGTAAGGGCACATGACGGAATCCACGCCGCCTGGCTGGGGCGCATTGCAGGCTGCAATCTCGGAAAGCCCGTCGAGCTGGGCGACTACTGGACCGTCGATCGTATCGCGGACTACCTGCGGTTGACTGATTCATACCCCTTGCGTGACTACTTCATCAAACTGGACCCTCAGCCTGAGGGGTTCGAACTTCGACGGAACTGGCCGGAGACCACGCGCGGCAACGTGGCGGGATCAGCGCGCGATGATGACATCGACTACACCATCCTCGGTCTCCATCTGCTGGAAACCTACGGACCGAACCTCACACCGGACCTGGTCGGCAGATCCTGGATGCAATTGTTGCCCATCGGGCAGATGTATACAGCTGAGCGAGCAGCTTACGCGAATCTCGTCGATGGCGTACGTGCTCCTCGCACGGCAAGTCGACGCAACCCCTATCGTGAGTGGATCGGCGCTCAGATCCGCGCGGATGTCTTCGGCTACGTCCACGCAGGAAACCCTTGGGGAGCAGCACGAGCGTCGTACCAGGATGCCGCGCTCTCCCACACCGGCAACGGCATCTACGGGGAGATGTGGGCAGCGGCGCTCGTTGCGTCCGCATTCGTCACGGACGACGCGAAGACCGCGATCGTGGAGGCGCTCAGAGTCGTGCCCCCGCGGTCGCGGCTTGCGGAAGCCATCCGCCACGTCCTGCGACTGCACGGCGAGGGCTCCACGTGGGAGTACACGCTCAACGAGATCCATAGCGCGTATGGGCACTACTCCTGGGTGCACACGATCAACAATGCTGCTGCCGTGGTCGCCGCTCTCCTCTGGGCCGAAGGGGACTTCACAACCGCTGTCGGGCGCGTCGTGATGAGTGGCTGGGACACGGACTCAAACGGCGCAACCGTCGGTTCGGTGGCGGGGATTCTGTCCGGCACTGCAAACCTTCCTCCCCATCTGATCTCGCCACTTCAGAACCGCACTCGTTCGGCTCTGTTCGGGTTCGACAACTCGGTGATCTCCGAACTCGCGGAGCGGACCATACTTCTTTTCCAATCCACTCACGATTGA
- a CDS encoding ribokinase, producing the protein MTSTSPTTGSVVVIGSINLDESLTMHRLPGQGETVVATGCLSSPGGKGGNQAVAAARAGGAATTLICCVGDDDASDQLRASLEAEGIDVLAGRHTGPSGRAIVMLGDAGENSIVVVPGANINLRTLPTPEAEASVARARIIVMQLETPADLIEVVGRIKHPQALLLLNAAPALPIADALWQWIDVLIVNEHEATSYTSLQDPAAAARALLARVPRVIVTLGSSGSLYCDRDGAVEHVDAVRVNPLDTTGAGDTYCGVLAANLSRAVGMREAMRAGSRAAALATLRRGAQRSIPTSDMILSTDLVTSASEPTPSRQRSENP; encoded by the coding sequence ATGACCTCGACCTCTCCGACAACGGGCTCCGTGGTGGTCATCGGGAGCATCAACCTGGACGAATCACTCACCATGCATCGTCTTCCCGGGCAGGGCGAGACGGTCGTGGCGACAGGCTGCCTCAGCAGCCCGGGCGGAAAGGGCGGCAATCAAGCGGTTGCGGCCGCCCGCGCGGGAGGCGCAGCCACAACGTTGATCTGCTGTGTGGGGGACGATGATGCAAGCGATCAACTTCGGGCGTCCCTTGAGGCCGAGGGGATCGATGTCCTGGCAGGTCGCCACACCGGCCCCAGCGGTCGAGCGATCGTTATGCTCGGCGATGCCGGCGAGAACAGTATCGTCGTCGTCCCGGGCGCCAACATCAACCTGCGCACGCTGCCGACGCCGGAGGCGGAGGCGAGTGTCGCCAGGGCCAGGATCATCGTCATGCAGCTCGAGACGCCGGCTGACCTGATCGAGGTGGTGGGCCGAATCAAACACCCCCAAGCGCTTTTGTTGCTCAACGCAGCGCCAGCGCTTCCGATCGCTGACGCGCTCTGGCAGTGGATCGATGTGCTGATCGTCAACGAGCACGAGGCGACCAGCTACACAAGCCTGCAGGACCCTGCTGCCGCCGCCCGAGCGCTGTTGGCCAGAGTTCCCCGAGTCATCGTCACTCTCGGATCTTCCGGCAGCCTTTACTGTGACCGGGACGGAGCGGTCGAGCATGTTGACGCCGTACGCGTGAACCCACTTGACACCACCGGCGCGGGAGACACATACTGCGGGGTGCTTGCGGCGAACCTGAGCAGAGCGGTGGGTATGCGCGAAGCGATGCGAGCGGGTTCACGTGCTGCTGCGCTGGCGACCCTCCGGAGAGGCGCGCAGCGCTCGATCCCCACTTCCGACATGATCCTCTCGACCGATCTTGTGACCTCTGCGAGTGAACCGACCCCATCACGCCAACGATCGGAGAACCCGTGA
- a CDS encoding ADP-ribosylglycohydrolase family protein — protein sequence MNSHTERMVRGLIAGDSAGALNSDFHIHSLPPKRVHRQRFLTELADRDHVTNVPRPFAHANPPALLHPAPAEASEWFVFSYTLQHRTNAERLEEWRELAASRIDSRAGVRIGVHSALLNLSRGLAPHQAGNDNPHYFDDLAMVRAAAAAAAHDHEAAILEAAKEDAQYTTARDGLWCAVAVALLLSRLARGADGREAARAVAESLPSGTWSRRVAEDALAVAEQTPAPLARARRLSVEVGDWIYSYPTAAPETLAFLLAHVAAASSAEDLMLGTLAQPHNGATLPALAGIAAALRFGEDWIPADVTIATSRLAGLSIPQLAGLTFADALTP from the coding sequence ATGAACTCCCACACCGAGAGGATGGTCCGGGGTTTGATAGCCGGCGATTCCGCCGGCGCGCTGAACAGCGACTTCCACATTCACTCGCTCCCTCCGAAACGCGTTCATCGCCAGCGTTTCCTCACCGAGCTCGCCGATCGGGATCACGTCACGAACGTTCCCCGGCCCTTTGCCCATGCGAACCCGCCTGCGCTTCTGCACCCGGCCCCCGCGGAAGCGAGTGAGTGGTTCGTCTTCTCGTACACGCTGCAACATCGCACGAACGCGGAACGCCTTGAAGAGTGGCGTGAACTCGCGGCCTCGAGAATCGACTCTCGGGCGGGAGTTCGTATCGGAGTTCATAGCGCACTGCTCAACCTGTCTCGCGGGCTTGCTCCGCATCAAGCGGGCAATGACAATCCGCATTACTTCGATGATCTCGCAATGGTGCGTGCCGCGGCCGCGGCGGCTGCGCACGACCACGAGGCTGCGATCCTCGAGGCTGCCAAAGAGGATGCGCAGTACACCACTGCCCGCGACGGCTTGTGGTGCGCCGTCGCGGTAGCGCTTCTGCTCTCGCGCCTCGCCCGCGGCGCTGATGGACGCGAGGCCGCCCGCGCGGTAGCTGAATCGCTTCCCTCGGGAACGTGGAGCCGGAGGGTGGCGGAAGATGCACTTGCAGTTGCCGAGCAGACGCCGGCCCCGCTGGCACGGGCTCGGCGGCTCAGCGTCGAGGTTGGCGACTGGATCTATAGTTACCCGACTGCGGCACCGGAGACTCTTGCGTTCCTGTTGGCGCACGTGGCTGCCGCCTCGAGCGCCGAAGATCTGATGCTGGGCACGCTTGCACAGCCACACAACGGCGCCACGCTCCCGGCCCTGGCGGGCATTGCAGCCGCGCTTCGCTTCGGAGAGGATTGGATTCCGGCTGACGTCACCATCGCAACGAGTCGTCTTGCCGGGCTGAGCATCCCGCAACTTGCCGGGTTGACATTCGCGGACGCTCTCACGCCATGA
- a CDS encoding ADP-ribosylglycohydrolase family protein, producing MAGLALGDAIGRPVEALSAREIQKQYGRVTGFLAENPAGSDDTEYALLTAKTLQRVGISATHDDFAQSWIEDVLPQADGFKGGGFSEMAAIDNLRRGIRPPLTGDHIHAWSDGLAMRVAPIGVVANGDLEVAARLAIADGMVSHSGEGIHCGVVVAVAVSAAMAGATARECFDAALAAIPQDSWTARNLRDAQALVESGLAHEALAVALGERLAVPVYFWADVGPEAVALAMASLLVGDGDVRDSLLYAVNLGRDADTNAAIAGCIAGAISGLEGFPGDWVSGLRPVEGSCIRSMAGIHPLDAADDLVALIERTPR from the coding sequence ATGGCCGGCCTCGCCCTCGGCGACGCCATAGGCCGACCAGTGGAGGCGCTGTCGGCTCGAGAGATCCAGAAGCAGTACGGGCGGGTGACCGGCTTCCTCGCCGAGAACCCGGCCGGAAGCGATGACACCGAGTACGCGCTTCTCACCGCCAAGACCCTTCAACGAGTGGGAATCTCCGCCACTCATGACGACTTTGCCCAGTCATGGATAGAAGACGTACTGCCGCAGGCCGATGGCTTCAAAGGCGGGGGCTTCTCCGAGATGGCTGCCATCGACAATCTCCGCCGTGGAATCCGGCCGCCGCTCACCGGTGACCACATCCACGCGTGGAGTGACGGGCTCGCGATGCGCGTCGCTCCGATCGGCGTAGTCGCAAACGGTGACCTCGAGGTCGCCGCTCGACTGGCGATCGCAGACGGCATGGTCAGTCACAGCGGCGAGGGTATTCACTGCGGGGTGGTCGTGGCGGTGGCGGTATCGGCTGCGATGGCCGGTGCCACTGCGCGCGAGTGCTTCGACGCAGCATTGGCAGCCATCCCCCAAGACAGCTGGACGGCACGGAATCTTCGGGATGCGCAGGCGCTCGTGGAGTCCGGGCTTGCTCACGAAGCACTCGCCGTCGCGCTCGGCGAGCGGCTCGCTGTGCCGGTGTACTTCTGGGCCGACGTCGGCCCGGAGGCGGTGGCGCTCGCGATGGCAAGCCTGCTCGTCGGCGACGGCGACGTTCGAGACAGTCTGCTGTACGCGGTGAACCTCGGGCGCGACGCTGACACGAACGCCGCCATTGCCGGTTGCATCGCAGGGGCCATCAGCGGACTTGAGGGGTTCCCTGGCGATTGGGTCTCAGGACTTCGGCCGGTCGAGGGATCCTGCATCCGTTCCATGGCAGGGATTCACCCCCTGGATGCCGCCGACGACTTGGTCGCCCTGATCGAGAGGACACCGCGATGA
- a CDS encoding ADP-ribosylglycohydrolase family protein produces the protein MEGSWIRDRAFGILAGSAIGDALGGATEGYSPEQIRERHGGRVEGIVGPFYPDWKTRRPISPYHKGDGHITDDTLMTQALIKVYAGRRTHLDAFAIASDLVPMMQTDLWWIPELERESILLQRVFLAEKWLVARLQVGHIDPREAGVGNAVNCGAAMFMAPVGIVNLANPQRAYAEAIDIAGAHQSSYGREAAGVFAAAVAESGAPGATIDSVIDVALSSAHDGTYAAISAVVDAARVLRGVEVAAADVEVRLRDAIRPFDTVGEHYRQPNLDARLPSRTKAIEELPVALGLLVAHDGDFRATILGAVNYGRDSDSIASMVGSITGGLGGSSVVDQDWLTQIELASRTSIAHYADLVTDVATEMIRNDIDDSRAQLDRLLTLAHQTLTLR, from the coding sequence ATGGAAGGCAGCTGGATCAGAGATCGAGCATTCGGCATCCTCGCCGGCTCTGCGATCGGCGACGCACTCGGCGGCGCCACCGAAGGGTACAGCCCTGAGCAGATCAGGGAACGGCATGGTGGACGAGTCGAAGGCATCGTCGGTCCGTTCTACCCGGATTGGAAGACGCGCCGGCCGATCAGTCCGTACCACAAGGGTGACGGGCACATCACGGACGACACGTTGATGACGCAGGCACTGATCAAGGTCTATGCCGGCCGCCGGACGCACCTTGACGCATTCGCGATCGCCTCCGACCTCGTTCCCATGATGCAGACCGATCTGTGGTGGATTCCTGAACTCGAGCGAGAGTCGATCCTGCTGCAGCGCGTGTTTCTGGCCGAGAAGTGGTTGGTCGCCCGCTTGCAAGTCGGGCATATCGATCCGCGTGAGGCCGGCGTCGGCAACGCCGTCAACTGTGGAGCGGCCATGTTCATGGCCCCAGTGGGAATCGTGAACCTCGCGAACCCGCAGCGGGCGTACGCCGAGGCGATCGACATCGCTGGAGCCCACCAGTCCAGCTACGGGAGGGAGGCGGCCGGAGTGTTCGCGGCGGCTGTTGCCGAGTCAGGGGCGCCCGGTGCGACCATTGACTCGGTCATCGATGTCGCTCTGTCTTCGGCACACGACGGCACTTACGCCGCCATCTCCGCCGTCGTGGATGCCGCCCGAGTTCTCCGCGGCGTTGAGGTTGCGGCGGCTGATGTCGAGGTGCGCCTACGCGACGCCATCCGTCCGTTCGATACCGTGGGTGAGCACTACCGTCAACCTAACCTCGACGCTCGTCTTCCCTCACGCACCAAAGCGATCGAAGAGCTGCCGGTCGCCCTCGGCCTCCTCGTAGCCCATGACGGCGATTTCCGAGCCACCATCCTTGGCGCCGTGAACTACGGCCGCGATTCGGACTCGATTGCGAGCATGGTCGGATCGATCACGGGTGGCCTTGGCGGCAGCAGCGTTGTCGATCAGGACTGGCTCACACAGATCGAGCTCGCCAGCCGTACGAGCATCGCGCACTACGCCGACCTCGTGACCGACGTCGCCACCGAAATGATCCGCAACGACATCGACGATTCGAGAGCACAGTTGGACCGTCTGCTCACGCTCGCTCACCAGACCTTGACTTTGAGATGA
- a CDS encoding ABC transporter substrate-binding protein: MKLYKPAALALGTTLTVALLAGCAGSAENDAGGPITLSFQAFANTTDGQTANQAIVDAWNENHPDIQIDLVLTPIDSVYEKLSTQAAGGTLPDIFMDDAQDIRQYVEQGFVADLHDHLSEETVDSIDEGVRGAVQIDDILAGIPIEMQTYVVFANRGLIEASGQEVPTGDSLSWDDLEALASATSSSGVHGLAWGLKSPTAAFVSLGLGFGAEYFSGEGGEAKLDVGAAEMDIPNRVKDMIEAGSLDPAGVSQSSADVLPTFYAGQAAMLLQQSYHIANFETDAPEGVDWVVLPPLEGSDGSQQAAIPSTISVSAESDHIEEAAQFLDFYMEAENLAELNLAEGLIPPTQEGRDVLASLAADKTGWGAVLQSGESLVPAPASAATNYPGWKTTVATPAYQQFLSGAIDEKQLKSQLVDGWNQTNR; this comes from the coding sequence ATGAAGCTTTACAAACCCGCAGCCCTCGCTCTCGGCACAACCCTCACGGTTGCCCTACTGGCAGGATGCGCAGGATCTGCCGAGAACGACGCCGGAGGACCGATCACGCTGTCCTTCCAAGCATTCGCGAACACCACAGACGGTCAAACCGCCAATCAGGCGATTGTCGATGCCTGGAACGAGAACCACCCGGATATTCAGATCGATCTGGTGTTGACGCCGATCGACTCTGTGTACGAGAAGCTGAGCACACAGGCCGCCGGCGGCACGCTCCCCGACATCTTCATGGACGATGCGCAGGACATCAGACAGTACGTCGAGCAGGGCTTCGTCGCCGACCTCCATGATCATCTGTCCGAGGAGACGGTGGACAGCATTGATGAGGGCGTAAGGGGGGCCGTCCAGATCGATGACATCCTCGCGGGGATCCCGATCGAGATGCAGACCTACGTCGTGTTCGCGAATCGTGGCCTGATCGAGGCATCGGGCCAGGAAGTGCCCACGGGCGATTCGCTCAGTTGGGATGACCTTGAAGCCCTTGCGTCGGCGACCTCATCGTCTGGCGTCCACGGACTCGCGTGGGGGCTGAAGAGTCCGACCGCGGCGTTCGTCAGTCTCGGGCTCGGGTTCGGTGCCGAGTATTTCAGCGGCGAAGGCGGCGAGGCCAAACTCGATGTCGGAGCAGCTGAGATGGACATTCCGAACCGCGTCAAGGACATGATCGAGGCGGGTTCGCTCGATCCGGCAGGTGTCTCTCAGTCAAGTGCCGATGTTCTGCCGACGTTTTATGCCGGGCAGGCGGCGATGCTGCTGCAGCAGTCGTACCACATCGCGAACTTCGAAACCGATGCGCCTGAGGGTGTGGACTGGGTGGTTCTCCCGCCTCTCGAAGGCTCCGATGGCAGCCAGCAGGCCGCGATCCCTTCCACGATCTCGGTGTCAGCGGAGTCGGATCACATCGAGGAGGCGGCGCAGTTTTTGGACTTCTACATGGAAGCGGAGAACCTGGCGGAGCTCAACCTCGCAGAAGGACTCATCCCGCCGACGCAGGAGGGCCGCGACGTGCTCGCCTCTCTCGCCGCGGACAAGACCGGATGGGGAGCCGTACTGCAGTCCGGCGAGAGCCTGGTCCCGGCTCCTGCTTCTGCGGCCACCAACTATCCGGGATGGAAGACGACCGTGGCGACACCTGCCTATCAGCAGTTCCTCTCCGGGGCGATCGACGAGAAGCAGTTGAAGTCGCAACTCGTCGATGGCTGGAACCAGACCAACCGCTGA
- a CDS encoding carbohydrate ABC transporter permease, whose protein sequence is MGSVPRKASIVNRTNSLTRIFQYGALTLFLIFLGFPLLWLLATSLKTGQELNSLAVNLIPTPITLENYAEALSGGRGLVMATANSIVVSLASTVLVMVLAVPGAYLMARSRGLGRSLGVGWVLVSQIVPVILIIIPLFLILRNVGLIDSLVGLTAVYVVFNLPFSLWMLQGFVASIPVEIEEAGAIDGAGRFTVLRMLIFPLLQPGLVATAMFTFVISFNEFFFALVLLQTPSTYTLPVALAAFVGSDGRVDVGPLAAAALLASIPSIVFFAIVQRRLGNGLLSGAVKG, encoded by the coding sequence GTGGGCTCAGTTCCGAGAAAGGCGTCAATCGTGAATCGCACAAACTCGCTGACCCGGATCTTCCAGTACGGCGCATTGACACTGTTTCTGATCTTCCTGGGTTTCCCATTGCTGTGGTTGCTGGCCACGTCTTTGAAGACCGGTCAGGAGCTCAACTCTCTCGCCGTCAATTTGATTCCGACGCCGATCACCCTCGAGAACTACGCGGAAGCGCTCTCCGGCGGACGTGGCCTCGTGATGGCGACGGCGAACTCGATCGTCGTTTCACTGGCATCGACCGTGCTGGTGATGGTGCTGGCCGTACCGGGCGCATATCTCATGGCGCGGTCGAGAGGATTGGGCCGCTCTCTCGGTGTCGGATGGGTGCTGGTCAGCCAGATCGTCCCTGTCATCCTCATCATCATCCCGCTGTTCCTCATTCTTCGGAACGTCGGGCTCATTGATTCGCTCGTGGGCCTGACAGCGGTATACGTCGTCTTCAACCTGCCTTTCTCGCTGTGGATGCTGCAAGGATTCGTGGCCTCGATCCCTGTGGAGATCGAGGAGGCAGGGGCAATCGACGGAGCGGGAAGGTTCACGGTCCTGCGGATGCTGATCTTCCCGCTCCTGCAGCCGGGGCTCGTCGCAACCGCCATGTTCACGTTCGTCATCTCCTTCAACGAGTTCTTCTTCGCCCTGGTCCTTCTGCAGACGCCCAGCACGTACACGCTTCCCGTGGCACTTGCGGCTTTTGTCGGATCGGACGGGCGCGTAGATGTGGGGCCGCTCGCGGCTGCGGCGCTGCTCGCGAGCATTCCGAGCATCGTCTTCTTCGCGATCGTCCAGCGCCGCCTCGGAAACGGCCTCCTTTCGGGCGCGGTCAAAGGATGA